CTTAGCAAACAGTTCCTGAACAAGTGTTTGTAAAAATATTGTCCGAAATTGTTTATTAACTCTACTTATTGCTCACCTGATATATAGGAGATGGAAACCATTCAGGCTCCTCCTTGTTTTCGTCTAGGATTAAGTACATCTCGGCACTCAAATGAACGCCTCCATCTTCGGTGACTATAAGCTCCAGAGCATGCTGGCGGCAGAAGCTATCTCTCAGTTGTTCAACCGAGCGTTGTAGCCTTTTCTTCACCTCCCTTTGCTCGGGAGGACGGTTTTTCCTGTCAGGGTCCCTCTGTTGTGGGTCATCACCTCTGATGGTGGAACACAACTTGATGGTCGCACGAGGGAGAAGCTCGTCAGCCAGCAACACTGCATTAGCCAGCAAAGCTACCTGTTGAGTTTCAGTTTCTGCCATTCCAACTATTCTTCTTCCACTGCCCTCCAAGTTGTCAGCATCCATGGAACTAGGCAATGCATTTACGAGCAAGCTGACATACGAGTTGAACGACTGCAGCACGCCTTCCAGAGCTTGCTCGGATAAATGCAAGATCTCAAGAGAGCCAATATCTTCACAAAGCTCCTAAACCAAGATTCAGTTCTACTTCAAACTAGCATCTTAAATATAAAGACAATAGGAATTTGTGTTATCATCACCTGAATCATTGTATGGAACCTGTGTGCAGTGTTAGAAAGCTTCTGGTGAGATGCAACAATGCTAGCCGAAGCACTTCCCCAAGAACGGCCAGCTATCGGAGAATGACAGAGCGACCAATCTTCAGAAGCAGCAAGTGCAGCTGTACACAGATCGATCTTTTTCAACGTAGTAGTGAGGGCCTGCTCCAAGAAGGGCTTGAAAAAATTCAGAACAGTCGGCCAAAGAGCCAATCCGCGGTCCTCTAGCAGCAACGAGTGCCCCAAGCAGATGTGGATGCACTCAGCAACAATCCTTAGACAACCAGACGCTGCTGGAGTCGCCACAACATTCCTCTTGATAAGCTGTGCAAAAGCCAGTGTCTGATTAACTGCCCAAGTCACAAGCTCAGATGTAAAAGCCGGCTCATCATCAAATATAGTTAAGGAATCATTGGATGCCTGAGCAATTGTGGAGAAAACAAGGTGTGCAAGTGCAGTAGTGTATGCAGGTCCATATGTAGTGCTAGATGGCTGTAGGGACTGCATATTTCTGTGCAGCTTCTGCTGGTGAGACTTAAGCAGCAAAGTATGCGCTCGAGGGCCATCACCTATCTTTTTCATCGCCTGAACTGCTGAACGAAGCTCGAAGCCATTGGTAGAGGCCTGGCAGGTAGCATCAGCTAGTTGATCAGCTAATTTCTGCCTGCTTACCATAATAGAGTGCTGTAGAGATAATATGGCTTTGGTAGTCATTGATTTAGTCTCCTTAGCCTCCTCAGCTAGAACCTCTCCTTCGTCTAGTATTGCCAGAGCCTCATCGATTCGCCTCTCAGCCAGTAAGACCTCAATCTTCTCCATAAACTGTGACAGCCACTTGTCATACTTTGGAGGCTCTGTCTCTTCGAACTCTAAATCTGCAGCCTCTCTAGCATGATCAGTTCCGTCTGGCAAGGACTCAATCCGAACTCCATCAGCTATCCCGTGGATGATGTTTGCTCGCGTAGACAACAGGTTTTTCAAGGAAACAAGCTCCCCTTCAAGATCAGAGATCTCTCTTGATGtcctgaaaaatataatatagcaAAAGATAATGAACATCATCAGAAATAGAGGTGAATTTTTGAAATGTTTGGAACGATCAGATAGATGCCTTATAAAAGATGCATAATTGGCATAGACACTTTTCCGCATTTCTTCTGCAGAAGCCTTCTTCAACCTATCTAGGTGCATGCACAATTGCCTAATTTCCTGCTCCAAATGCACCAAATTCAGTCAGATTTGCAGGATTCACACATTGAATttgatccaaaaataaaaattaatttacgaAATTATACGAAATAAACTAACGATCCTAAAAATACGATTGACCTTTTCGGTGGTGCCGCCGCTGTTGCTGTGGAAGTAGGATTGAGGATCGAAAGTGTTGGATTTGAAGACTTTGAGCTTGTCGCTCAGTGTCATCTCCGCGTCGAAATCTATGGATCCTTGCATCGTCGAGAACGCCATCACTTGCTGTTTCGGTATTTTAAAATCACCTCTCTATCTGCGATCAAATTCACGAATAAGATCCAAAATTATGAtagtaatagaaaatgaaagagagagggaaagaCGACGATCGAGACGTACGTGGGATGAATTTCAGTGCGCGACGAGATCGATCGTAAATGATAATGCGATCAGATTTCGAATGCCATGCGATTTGCAATAATAAGCTGCTTTGAGAATTTCCTTCACTACTTTCACATTgttattagaaaaataataacgAATTAATTCTCAATAAAGACtgttaatttattgtttctaatttttccgaccataattatttagatgaaaaaaattaaattacgaTTTTATTCTTCTGtaatcaataatttgattttaaattttattttacaaacttGTAATctgacaaaaaattatttcaatatttatgttCTTTATGATCATTCAGCTGTAACAAGCCCGTCAGGTCGCCCGTCCCCGACGGGCGAATGGGAAGGGCGCCGTAGGAGACACcctaactaaaaaaatatgccTAGTACAAATTCGTAATTGAATCGTTATGAACCGAGTAGCTGGCTCTACTTTTAAATAATGTGTTTATTGGGAATCTAATTATTGGATTATAATATGTTGATCCATCCTACCTCTCGTCTCGTCCGTATGGGACGTCCGTCGCATAGTCGTCACCAACGGAATGACCTGTTCGCCGGTCGGACGtccgctattgtggatgctcttagtctTTGAcatacaataaattttttgaaacgGCATAGTTTTCAATTAAACTCTTactcattttattatcataCTTTGCTCTCTTTTACGTCTGttatctttttcctttctcctactttattttataactcattcaaaataatttattaatcttcGTGTGCAAAAGAAGTGTCCAAAGTTATTGACTTACAGTAGATTAAGTGTCATAAGTTGActtgacacggattttaagaaatgtaattgacagaaaaagttattgaaatataagttctacttttatattttaattttaaaataaaaagtaagtaggatgagttaatggaatgtggatccgttattaaaataataaaaaataaatgagagaTTTATTTAATCGTGTTTACGAGTGTTGTTATCGGATAGCTTCTCCGTCTTTCCTCCACGTCAGATGGGTGCATTTGATTCGAATAATGAGCCTTGTAAACTTATAAGGTACGTAGCTGGTTTGGATGGAAATTTTTTGGTTGAACTTGAAGTGAATCAAATCGGTGGAAACatgaaaatgacaacaccATTAACTAGTTCTTTCAAAGAAAAGTCCACAGTAGatgactaattaaattaggtgGTGTGGCCTGAAATAATTAGTCCAATAAAGCAAgctcttttatctttttcttgaGTTGGGATAACACATAGTCAAAGAAATTTGTTAATCTACGTGTTTCTTCATCCAAGCAACACAGTTGATTATTTATCAACCAAATCcaaaagaacataatttgTCATTCTTGATAAGATCCAATCTTGGGATTCCCAATAGCAGTCTCTACCACATGCTCATAAAAATGGCTTCACCataaatatttagttttgaatgaaaagaaaagtcTACCAGAAATTACTAGTTCAAAGTGTGGAGCTGAATGCTTCTTTTCTCCATccccatatttattttagagaGGTGAAAAGAGATAACTTGATTACTTCCAAGTCAAACAAATTGCTCAGAGTTTCACTTCATCCATGGCAAACAAAGGTGTGAAGCTCTTAGGAGCAGGTCAGAGTCCATTTGTGAACAGGGTTGTCTTGGCGCTCGAGATGAAATCCGTTGACTATGAGTTAGTCGAAATGAACCGACATGAAAAACCTGAGCTCCTTCTCAAAAGCAATCCTATTCACAAGAAAATCCCAGTGCTCATTCATGGTGATAGCTCAATCTGTGAGTCTCTCATCATTATTCAATATATTGATGATGCATGGTCTCATGCCCCTTCCATTCTTCCTACCGATCCCTATGACCGTGCCACAGCTCGATTCTGGGCTACTTTTGTTGATGACAAGGTACAGTTTTCCTCTTCCTTTCTTCAGCTTCACACAAAgataagaatttaaaaaattgaaatagttgAAATGGTTTGGCTAGTTGGTTCCATTACTCGGACAAATTTGGGGGGGCGAAGGAGAGGAGGCTAACGCGTTGGCTTTTGAAAAAGCAATGGAAGCATTTGTGTTGTTGGAGGAGGCATTCATCAGCTGCAGCAAAGGCAAAGCTTTCTTTGGTGGAGATGATGTAGGTTACCTTGATATCGCACTAGGGAGTTTTATTGGATCTATAAGGGTGATTGAGATGATGAATGGTAGTACTAAAATCCTCAACGAAGCCAAAACTCCTCGTCTGGCCGGATGGGCCGAGAGGCTTTACTCTGACAGCCTTGTTAAGGATGTTATGCTTGATCCTCATGAACTTCTAGAAGCTCACACGAAGATTCAGGCCATGTCAAAAGCTGCTTCTCATTGAAAATATTCTTctcattttctgtttttgtgttttactATCAATGTTGTTATTTTGGaaagattattttatctttctttcttatcATAATAGTATCTTTTTTCTAGTGAATTTGTTTATAGTTGTTGTGacaaaatagagcaattgtgTAATCGAGACAAACAGAAACGTAAAGAGACAAagatttacgtggttcaccaacgttgtgttggctacgtccatGGACAGGAAATGAGAACAGATTGTATTAGATTGTGTTTTCAGATTATAGAGTTATGTGTCctacttctatataaataggcaCACGAGACAGGCTAGGCCCAATATAACAATTAGGACCCAAAACATATTCATAGCATAGCGTCGGGCGAGACCCCCATTTGGCTATCGGCAAACAGTAGTACatattcaaggcatactaacaatAGCAATGGGGCTTTTTAAGGATAGGATAGTTCAGTTCtagatttgttttataaaaattagcagaaaataattttctaattagAACAGTTTATCTGTATTTATAGGTAACCATATAGGGCTGCTGAAATCTTAGCCAAACTTACTAGTGGCTAGACTTGAGATTATGCTAATCAATGAtctagaaaatataattaatttgcagAACAAAAAGTCTAATCTACTAACAAATATTCTACAGTATGTATACATGGTGTCATTTCAAGATGAGATATCTTTTTAGACAATCAAACATAACATTCTTGATCAATGATGAGCAGAGAAACAAGTGGAGTTGAGCTACTTGGAGCATGGGCAAGCCCATACTCAATCAGAGTGCAGATAGCTCTAAATCTCAAGTCGATCCCTTACGAATTCACTGAAGAGAAATTCTACACGACCAACAAAAGCGCACGCCTCCTTGAGGCCAACCCGATCCACAAGAAAATACCAGTTCTGATCCATGATGGAAAGCCTATATCCGAGTCTCTCATCATTCTTCAATACATTGATGAAGCATGGCCTTCCAATGGCCCATCCATCCTTCCCTCCGACCCCTATGATCGCGCAATGGCACGTTTTTGGGCAGCATATGTTGATGAGAAGGTCTAGTTTTATTTGCTCAATTATTTCAACTTATATAAagatataatatgtatattcCCTTTGACAACATGGGTTGGTTTTGCAGTGGTTTCCGGCATTCAAGGAGCTGGAGAAGGCATCAGGAGATGAGGAAAGAGGCGCTATTGTTGAGAGGATACATGAAGGAGCAGTATTGTTGGAGGAGAGCTTTGTGAAATGCTGCAGATTGAAGGCTTATTTTGGTGGAGACAGCCTTGGTTACATTGATATTGTGTTGGGAAGCTACTTgggatttattaaattaacaGAATCTGCAACTGGTATTAAGATTTTTGAGGAAATGAGGACTCCTGGATTAGCAAGATGGGCTCAGAGGCTCTCTTCACATGAAGCAGCTAAGGATGTTTTGCCAGATGCTCAAAAGCTTTTCCACTTTTACATGATGGTTCAAGAGTCTCAGAagattgaataaatatatgtttttgtttttagagAATATGATGTGTTTATCAGTGAATGGAATGATAGCAATAATAGTATCccattttaaaatgatttctAAATAAGTGTTCCATTATTATTGCATAAAATCATGTCTCAAATAACAAAGTTGATAGATATTCTCAACTCTCAAGAGGAActtgaatttatttacaaaattgccTAGTTCAATTAATCTTGAGTATTAAAAATGAGGTTCAATTCAAGTTgtaattacttaattataacTACTAGGaagttttgattaattaacaaatactGAAGATCTTAAACATGGTCAATAGTCATATGGGTATTGGGAAATATAGATCCTGCATGGTCGCTTAATAGTAATCCTATAATCAATTACtgtgataaatttaattcaagttgGGCTCAATTCAgataattaaactttttagGAGATTTAGTCCCAATCATCAATGTGATCCCCAATCTAGTCCATCACCCACCCATATAAATAATGAGATAACTTGTGTTCCATATTTAAAGTGTCgccaaattttgattttgcgTACCAACTTTAAAATCtacttataaataattatattattaattctaattttgcGGCAGTAATATAACttgatgatttatttatgtagTATTATCGAACGTTAATCAAAACAATGTCATATTTTAGgcaatgaaataatattatactaaaataaaagagaaattttaCTATGATTAATATTAAGATATATTAGAGCCAAAATTTAGATTGGttgtaaaatcaaaacaaatcaatagtttgataatttagataaattttacTATGATTAATATTAAGATATATTAGAGCCAAAATTTAGATTGgttgtaaaatcaaaataaatcaatagttTGATAATTTAGATGTGGATTTAAAAGTTGATGTGTGAAAACTAGAATTAAACGAAAATTTAGAAACTTACAACTACCCTAAATAATGATTTAGCAATGAATATTACCCCGGAAATCCAATACACAACACATATATTCACGCTTATTTGTTTGTGCTCTCTTGATTTTTGTCTTCTGAATTTCCACCCTAACTATTAGCTTGTAGTTGTAATTTATTGCGCACACAATATTCAAGCTACATTAAGGATTAGGTTAGAAGATTAGAATTTCTAATTGTTGTGGTAGATAGAGTAAAgaaagttactccctccgtcccaaggtattagaccaactttcctttttgggatgtcccaacatattagacttatttccttttttagcaaaaagcatctatcttattttattctccacctactttttcctctcttctctcccctactttttccctctctcatactttactctctccactttaactatttaaatatcaattccttaaatcatgtgcccaaaagaagcgagtctaatactccgggacggagggagtataagataACTAGCACACTACTCAGAGAGAAAATTATGCAAACAACTTCAAAACTCTAAGATCATgcttatatattgaaatttatctAACatgttattgtttttatatggGTTTTAGATAGATTTAACTATATGAAatcttgaattaattttagggcatccacaatgggacgcgctaagcgacgccctatgcaccgccacgtcagcatttttattttcctcctattccacctgcagtggggcggactatagcccgccctaagcaaCGCCCTAAGCATgtttctattatttgaatatttaaatacttcaaaatttggaaaactaacttcatttcattaaaattcaaacattacaaTACGAAATAAAAAACTACAATTTCTCAACGGCGGCGGTTGCGggtccaaacttcttcaatcatgtcggtCATGAGCTGAGTATGGTCTTGTTGGTTGCGCATTGAGGCCTGTCGCTATAGAACCACACCGAAGCCAGTCGGTAATCCTCGAGTGACTAGCGAGGTCGCCGTGCTGGAGCTAGATCCGGCTTCATCATCCACCCAATTGGTGACATGGCCACGTTcttgttcgactatcatgttatgcatgatgatgcacacATACATGACGTCGGCGATGACGTCCTTGTACCAGAAACGCGCCGGACCTTTCACGATTGCCcaccgcgattggagcaccccaaaagcccgctccacatccttccgcGCGGACTCCTGCTTTGCCGCAAACAAGACTCTCCTCTCACCAATTGGGCAGCTGATCGTCTTCAAAAAAacaggccacctagggtatatgcCATTGGCcaagtagtaccccatatgatgTGTGCGACCGTTGGCAGTGAACTGAATGGTCGGACCGCGACCCCTGCACTGATCGGCGAATAGAGTGGACGAGTTGAGGATGTtaatgtcgttgttcgacccgacTACACCAAAGtaggcatgccagatccagagGCGGTGGTCAGCGACGGCTTCTaggatcatcgtcgggtggctgcccttgtagccgctagtaaattggcctctccaGGCCGTcgggcagttcttccactgccGTGCATATAGTCGATGCTCCCTAGCATCCCAGGGAAGCCGTGCACCGTCTCATGCATCCGCATCAGGCTCTGGCAATCGTCAGCAGTCGGGCGTCGCAAATATGTGTCGCCAAAAGCCTCCACAACTAACTTACAAAAAGTCTTGAGACATCCGCGACCAGTTGTATCCCCGACgtgaaggtactcgtcgaacatatccgcTGTTgtgccgtaggccaactggCGGATCGCAACCGTGCACTTTTGCAACGGCGTAAGTCCGGGTCTACCGATCCCGTCTTCCCGATACTGGAAGTACTCATCACGGCCCTCCAACGTGTGTACAATGCGGAGAAAAAGATCTCGGCTCATTCTAAAACGGCGGTGAAAAACATTCGGGCCCCACCTTGGATTCTCGACAAAATAATCTGCGAACAGACGTTCGTGCGCTACGTTGTGCTCGCGGGGGACAAACGTCCGACGTCGTATCGGGCGAGGGACCcgcgcctccgccgccgcctgctCCCGCTGCATTTGTGCCAAGCATTCCGCCTTGGCTTCATTAACGGCATCGAACAAGGCTCGAGTCAAGGCCCGTCTGCAGCCATCCGATGTACTCAAATCGTAGTcgtcgggattcatttttgagtcgatgagagagaataattgatgagaaattgaagagatgtgaaattggagtgtgtgaaatggtagTGAATAGTAGagtttaaataagaaattttttttgaaaaaattctaaaaaaaaattagaaacgCGCGCCCATCGTCCACGtcgtccacagtggcggacgatgcgacggacgatgggtATCCTCCGCGCATCATCCGCGGACGATCTATCGGGCGCGGACGATGGTTAACCCATCGTCTGCcccattgcggatgcccttatatactccctcccgTCAAATTTGGCACCATTTgattcggcacgagttttaagaaatgtaatagaaagtgggttgaaaaagttggtggtattacttttaaaataaaatgtaagtgggaatgagttagtggaatgtgaggttcatttctaaaaatggtaaaagagAAATGTAACAAATTTTAGGGACAggcgaaaaagaaaataggtgACACATTTTaagggacag
The genomic region above belongs to Salvia hispanica cultivar TCC Black 2014 chromosome 3, UniMelb_Shisp_WGS_1.0, whole genome shotgun sequence and contains:
- the LOC125216370 gene encoding exocyst complex component EXO84A-like — protein: MAFSTMQGSIDFDAEMTLSDKLKVFKSNTFDPQSYFHSNSGGTTEKEIRQLCMHLDRLKKASAEEMRKSVYANYASFIRTSREISDLEGELVSLKNLLSTRANIIHGIADGVRIESLPDGTDHAREAADLEFEETEPPKYDKWLSQFMEKIEVLLAERRIDEALAILDEGEVLAEEAKETKSMTTKAILSLQHSIMVSRQKLADQLADATCQASTNGFELRSAVQAMKKIGDGPRAHTLLLKSHQQKLHRNMQSLQPSSTTYGPAYTTALAHLVFSTIAQASNDSLTIFDDEPAFTSELVTWAVNQTLAFAQLIKRNVVATPAASGCLRIVAECIHICLGHSLLLEDRGLALWPTVLNFFKPFLEQALTTTLKKIDLCTAALAASEDWSLCHSPIAGRSWGSASASIVASHQKLSNTAHRFHTMIQELCEDIGSLEILHLSEQALEGVLQSFNSYVSLLVNALPSSMDADNLEGSGRRIVGMAETETQQVALLANAVLLADELLPRATIKLCSTIRGDDPQQRDPDRKNRPPEQREVKKRLQRSVEQLRDSFCRQHALELIVTEDGGVHLSAEMYLILDENKEEPEWFPSPIYQELFAKLTRLGSIASDVFVGRERFATILLMRLTETVILWFSEDQNFWDEIEGAQRPLGPLGLQQFYLDMEFVILFASQGRYLSRNLHQVMKNVIARAIEAVKANNIDPYSVLPEDEWFADVAQIAIKMLLGQANFDNPDHDIASPTASMSARSVSSVHSHGSQ
- the LOC125212887 gene encoding glutathione S-transferase U17-like, with protein sequence MANKGVKLLGAGQSPFVNRVVLALEMKSVDYELVEMNRHEKPELLLKSNPIHKKIPVLIHGDSSICESLIIIQYIDDAWSHAPSILPTDPYDRATARFWATFVDDKLVPLLGQIWGGEGEEANALAFEKAMEAFVLLEEAFISCSKGKAFFGGDDVGYLDIALGSFIGSIRVIEMMNGSTKILNEAKTPRLAGWAERLYSDSLVKDVMLDPHELLEAHTKIQAMSKAASH
- the LOC125216883 gene encoding glutathione S-transferase U17-like yields the protein MMSRETSGVELLGAWASPYSIRVQIALNLKSIPYEFTEEKFYTTNKSARLLEANPIHKKIPVLIHDGKPISESLIILQYIDEAWPSNGPSILPSDPYDRAMARFWAAYVDEKWFPAFKELEKASGDEERGAIVERIHEGAVLLEESFVKCCRLKAYFGGDSLGYIDIVLGSYLGFIKLTESATGIKIFEEMRTPGLARWAQRLSSHEAAKDVLPDAQKLFHFYMMVQESQKIE
- the LOC125210547 gene encoding uncharacterized protein LOC125210547, which codes for MNPDDYDLSTSDGCRRALTRALFDAVNEAKAECLAQMQREQAAAEARVPRPIRRRTFVPREHNVAHERLFADYFVENPRWGPNVFHRRFRMSRDLFLRIVHTLEGRDEYFQYREDGIGRPGLTPLQKCTVAIRQLAYGTTADMFDEYLHVGDTTGRGCLKTFCKLVVEAFGDTYLRRPTADDCQSLMRMHETVHGFPGMLGSIDYMHGSGRTARRPGETISCPIGERRVLFAAKQESARKDVERAFGVLQSRWAIVKGPARFWYKDVIADVMYVCIIMHNMIVEQERGHVTNWVDDEAGSSSSTATSLVTRGLPTGFGVVL